The Cydia pomonella isolate Wapato2018A chromosome 17, ilCydPomo1, whole genome shotgun sequence genome includes a window with the following:
- the LOC133527216 gene encoding microfibrillar-associated protein 1 — protein sequence MSMNSMNALPAQPTGIQSTAGAVPIRNEKGEISMQKVKVQRYISGKKPDYAQGASSSEESDTEDFIEQQRPERRQQTLPQVISRKDDHSDSEGEVDDPRLRRLRVAARSPPRRAEHKPEIIDAEPEGESASSAEEQQDSSESEDELDEEEIERRRQALKAKLAAREAEREVLGREEDEEMLDGVKEESGSSDTEYTDSEEDTGPRVKPVFVRASDRMTVAERERKAKQQKKEESEARKEKEERRREALKLVEDTIRSEQRNTQAEQKEGNINDVCTDDENDEVEYEAWKLRELKRIKRDKEEREAVEKELLAIERMRNMTEEERRVEQRLNPKLVTNKSVKGKYKFLQKYYHRGAFYLDKEEDVFKQDFSGPTLDDHFDKTVLPKVMQVKKFGRSGRTKYTHLVDQDTTEFESAWGGDAAAARRAGPRPLLERPSAKRTHTA from the exons ATGAGCATGAACAGCATGAATGCGCTACCCGCGCAGCCTACGGGTATTCAGAGTACTGCAGGAGCTGTACCGATTCGAAATGAAAAAG GTGAAATATCTATGCAAAAGGTGAAGGTACAGAGGTACATATCGGGTAAAAAACCTGACTATGCACAAGGTGCCTCATCCTCAGAAGAGTCTGATACTGAGGACTTCATAGAACAGCAGAGACCAGAGCGGAGACAGCAGACATTGCCACAAGTGATCAGCCGAAAAGATGACCACAGTGATTCTGAGGGAGAG GTGGACGACCCGCGTCTCCGCCGGCTGCGGGTGGCCGCGCGCTCGCCGCCCCGCCGCGCCGAGCACAAGCCCGAGATCATCGACGCCGAACCAGAGGGAGAGTCTGCCTCCAGTGCTGAGGAGCAACAGGACAGCTCGGAGAGCGAGGATGAGCTGGATGAGGAGGAGATCGAGAGGCGGCGGCAGGCGCTTAAAGCTAAACTTGCTGCTAG GGAGGCCGAAAGAGAAGTTCTGGGCAGAGAAGAAGATGAAGAAATGCTTGATGGCGTCAAAGAGGAGAGTGGTTCTTCAGACACAGAGTACACAGACAGCGAAGAAGATACTG ggcCAAGGGTGAAACCAGTGTTCGTCAGAGCTTCCGACAGAATGACGGTGGCAGAACGAGAGCGTAAAGCGAAGCAGCAGAAGAAAGAAGAGTCAGAGGCTCGCAAGGAGAAGGAGGAAAGGAGAAGGGAAGCGTTGAAGTTAGTCGAAGATACAATCCGATCTGAGCAAAGAAATACACAG GCTGAGCAAAAAGAGGGCAACATAAATGACGTATGTACCGATGATGAAAACGACGAGGTAGAATACGAGGCGTGGAAACTGCGCGAATTGAAGCGAATTAAACGAGACAAGGAGGAGAGAGAGGC CGTTGAAAAGGAGTTGTTGGCCATCGAGCGCATGCGCAACATGACGGAGGAGGAGCGGCGCGTGGAGCAGAGGCTGAACCCCAAACTGGTCACCAACAAGTCCGTCAAGGGCAAATACAAGTTCTTGCAGAAGTATTATCACAG AGGTGCCTTCTATTTGGACAAAGAAGAAGACGTATTCAAACAAGACTTTTCGGGACCAACGTTGGACGATCACTTTGACAAGACTGTTCTGCCTAAG GTGATGCAAGTGAAGAAGTTCGGTCGGTCGGGCCGCACGAAGTACACGCACCTGGTGGACCAGGACACGACGGAGTTCGAGTCGGCGTGGGGCGGCGAcgcggcggccgcgcgccgcgccggcccGCGCCCGCTGCTCGAGCGGCCCTCCGCCAAGCGGACGCACACGGCGTAG
- the LOC133527217 gene encoding uncharacterized protein LOC133527217, whose protein sequence is MAAASELVSFDELVASSLSGLALNEFNRIHYGRTDHRAIKIKDSNKQFAAENSFDIAAYEFPAKQEETRNPRIVKVGVVQHSIGTTTDKPIVEQREAIFNKIRKLITAAGEEGVNVLCLQEAWSMPFAFCTREKQPWCEFAESAEEGPSTQFLKDLAVKYDMVIVSPILERDEAHGETIWNTAVVINEQGKVIGKHRKNHIPRVGDFNESTYYFEGNTGHPIFQTKYGRIAINICYGRHHPQNWMMFGINGAEIVFNPSATVAGLSEHLWAVEARNAAIANSYFTAAINRVGTEQFPNEFTSGDGKPAHKEFGHFYGSSYVTAPDGCRTPGLSRVKDGLLIAQLDLNLCRQVKDKWGFTMTQRLDLYAESLAKAIKPDYNPQIIRNN, encoded by the coding sequence ATGGCAGCTGCGTCTGAACTTGTAAGTTTTGATGAACTTGTAGCGAGTTCACTTTCAGGTTTGGCCCTGAATGAATTCAATAGAATTCACTATGGCAGAACTGACCACCgcgcaataaagattaaagacAGCAACAAGCAATTCGCTGCTGAAAACTCATTTGATATAGCTGCTTATGAATTCCCTGCGAAACAAGAAGAAACTAGAAACCCGAGAATAGTGAAAGTGGGGGTAGTTCAACATTCAATTGGCACAACTACCGATAAACCTATAGTAGAGCAGAGAGAGgctatatttaacaaaattcgGAAACTGATCACTGCAGCTGGTGAAGAAGGtgtaaatgttttatgtttacAAGAAGCATGGAGTATGCCGTTTGCGTTCTGTACTAGAGAGAAGCAACCTTGGTGCGAGTTTGCGGAATCTGCTGAAGAGGGCCCAAGTACCCAATTTTTAAAAGACCTGGCTGTAAAGTATGACATGGTCATAGTGTCTCCGATACTTGAAAGAGATGAAGCTCATGGTGAAACTATATGGAATACTGCTGTAGTCATTAATGAACAGGGCAAAGTCATTGGAAAGCATAGGAAGAATCACATTCCTCGAGTTGGTGACTTCAATGAGTCCACCTACTATTTTGAAGGCAACACTGGCCACCCTATTTTTCAAACCAAGTATGGCAGGATTGCTATAAACATTTGCTATGGCCGCCATCATCCACAAAACTGGATGATGTTTGGTATAAATGGAGCAGAGATTGTGTTTAACCCATCAGCTACTGTGGCTGGCCTGAGTGAACATCTGTGGGCAGTGGAGGCCCGCAACGCTGCCATTGCCAACAGCTACTTCACTGCTGCCATTAACAGGGTTGGAACAGAACAATTTCCGAATGAATTTACTTCAGGAGATGGAAAGCCAGCTCACAAGGAGTTTGGCCATTTCTATGGTTCGAGCTATGTGACTGCCCCTGATGGCTGCAGAACTCCTGGTTTGTCTAGAGTCAAGGATGGATTGCTGATTGCCCAATTGGACTTGAATCTCTGTCGTCAGGTCAAAGATAAATGGGGTTTCACAATGACACAGCGTCTGGATCTGTATGCCGAGAGCCTTGCCAAGGCTATTAAGCCTGATTACAATCCCCAAATTATTCGCAATAATTGA